Proteins from a genomic interval of Siniperca chuatsi isolate FFG_IHB_CAS linkage group LG10, ASM2008510v1, whole genome shotgun sequence:
- the clstn1 gene encoding calsyntenin-1 isoform X2, with amino-acid sequence MRFRGNKQFASAVGLVLGLLCAVEAAKVNKHKPWIETTYHGIVTENDDKVLLDPPLIALDKDAPLRYAGEICGFRIHGQNVPFEAVVLDKSTGEGVIRTKDKLDCELQKEHTFTIQAYDCGEGPDGANMKKSHKATVHIQVNDINEYSPVFKEKSYKATVIEGKKYDSILKVEAVDADCSFQFSQICNYEIVTPDVPFTIDKDGFIKNTEKLSYGKERMYKLTVTAYDCGKNRASEDVLVKISVKPTCKPSWQGFNKRIEYEPGTGSLALFPSMHLETCDEPITSIQANIELETNHIGKGCDRDTYSEKSLHKLCGASSGTVELLPAPSSSANWTVGLPTDNGHDSDQVFEFNGTQAIKVPDGMVSTSLKEPFTISVWMRHGPGAHEKETILCNSDKTEMNRHHYSLYVHNCRLILLLRQDPSEAENYKPAEFHWKLDQVCDKEWHHYVLNVEFPTVSLFVDGTTFEPFLVTEDYPLHASKIETQLTIGACWQDNSGHDNDTESVSEPTSGGNARMAQFFRGNLAGLMIRSGKLENKNVIDCLYTCKEGLDVQLPEEVASAVKVEFNPNQSSLTVEGDDIDAFDKVMQHISYLNSRQFPTPGIRHLRISTTVKCFNEESCVTVPDTEGYVMVLQPEEPKISLSGIDHFARSAAEFESQEGVTLFPELRIVSTITREVEADTESEAAEGADDDPTVQETVVSEEIMHNLDTCEVTVVGDELDGEHESLEVDMSQLQQHGLEMSSSNLGLVITGVNTMANYEQVLHLIRYKNWHTEALFDRKFKLICSELNGRYISNDFKVEVNVIHTANPVEHANNAMVQPNFINPVHHASVDLSGHNLVNAHQASVVPSAATIVIVVCVSFLVFMIILGVFRIRAAHQRTMRDQENGKENEMDWDDSALTITVNPMETYEDQHSSEEEEEEEEESEDGEEEDDITSAESESSEDEEGGEPEDQQGASRQQQLEWDDSTLTY; translated from the exons TTAATAAGCACAAACCATGGATCGAGACGACGTACCACGGGATCGTAACGGAAAACGATGACAAAGTACTTCTGGACCCCCCTCTAATTGCACTGGACAAGGATGCTCCTCTACGCTACGCAG GTGAGATTTGTGGCTTCAGGATCCATGGGCAGAATGTCCCCTTCGAGGCAGTGGTCCTGGACAAGTCCACTGGCGAGGGGGTCATCCGGACCAAGGACAAGCTGGACTGCGAGCTGCAGAAGGAACACACCTTCACCATCCAAGCCTACGACTGTGGAGAAGGTCCTGATGGCGCCAACATGAAGAAATCCCACAA GGCCACTGTCCACATCCAGGTGAACGACATCAATGAGTATTCACCAGTTTTCAAGGAGAAGTCCTACAAAGCCACTGTTATCGAGGGAAAGAAGTATGACAGCATCTTGAAGGTGGAGGCAGTGGACGCTGACTGCTCTTTCCAGTTTAGCCAAATCTGCAACTACGAGATCGTCACCCCTGATGTGCCCTTCACCATCGACAAAGATG GCTTCATCAAGAACACGGAGAAACTGAGCTACGGCAAAGAGCGCATGTATAAGCTGACTGTGACCGCCTACGACTGTGGAAAGAACCGTGCCTCCGAGGATGTTCTGGTCAAGATCAGCGTCAAGCCCACCTGCAAACCCAGCTGGCAAG GCTTCAACAAGAGGATTGAATACGAGCCTGGCACAGGTAGCCTGGCCCTTTTCCCCAGCATGCACTTGGAGACCTGTGATGAGCCAATCACGTCCATCCAAGCCAATATTGAACTGGAAACCAACCATATTGGGAAGGGCTGCGACCGTGACACCTACTCTGAGAAGTCGCTGCACAAGCTGTGCG gagcCAGCTCCGGCACCGTGGAGCTTCTGCCTGCACCCAGCAGCTCCGCGAACTGGACGGTAGGCCTGCCCACCGACAACGGGCATGACAGCGACCAGGTGTTTGAGTTCAATGGCACCCAGGCCATCAAGGTTCCTGATGGCATGGTAAGCACCAGCCTGAAGGAGCCCTTCACCATCTCTGTGTGGATGAGACATGGCCCCGGGGCCCATGAGAAGGAGACCATCCTCTGCAATTCTGACAAGACAG AGATGAACAGACACCACTACTCGCTCTACGTCCACAACTGCAGGCTGATCCTTCTCCTCCGCCAGGATCCATCAGAGGCCGAGAACTACAAACCAGCCGAGTTTCACTGGAAACTTGACCAG GTGTGTGACAAAGAGTGGCATCACTATGTGCTGAATGTGGAGTTCCCcactgtgtctctgtttgtggATGGAACTACCTTTGAGCCCTTCCTGGTTACAGAGGACTATCCACTGCACGCCTCCAAGATTGAAACTCAGCTCACCATCGGTGCCTGCTGGCAAG ACAACTCAGGACATGACAATGACACTGAGTCAGTCTCTGAGCCCACCTCAG GCGGAAATGCTCGAATGGCTCAGTTTTTCCGGGGTAACCTAGCGGGGCTGATGATCCGCTCTGGCAAGCTGGAGAACAAGAATGTGATTGACTGTTTGTACACCTGCAAGGAAGGACTGGACGTGCAGCTGCCTGAGGAGGTAGCTTCAGCTGTCAAG GTGGAGTTCAACCCCAACCAGTCCTCTCTGACCGTGGAGGGTGACGACATTGATGCCTTTGACAAGGTCATGCAGCACATCTCCTACTTGAACTCCCGCCAGTTCCCGACCCCTGGAATCAGGCACCTTCGCATCTCCACCACTGTCAA ATGCTTTAACGAGGAGTCCTGCGTCACAGTGCCAGATACTGAAGGTTATGTGATGGTGCTGCAGCCCGAAGAGCCCAAGATCAGCCTGAGCGGCATTGACCACTTTGCCCGCAGTGCTGCCGAATTTGAGAGCCAGGAAGGTGTGACGCTGTTCCCCGAGCTACGCATCGTGAGCACCATCACCCGCGAAGTGGAGGCCGACACTGaatctgaagcagcagagggagcTGATGATGACCCTACGG TCCAAGAGACAGTGGTGTCAGAAGAGATCATGCACAACCTGGACACATGTGAAGTGACTGTGGTGGGAGACGAGCTGGACGGGGAGCATGAGAGCCTGGAGGTGGACATGtcccagctgcagcagcacgGCCTGGAGATGAGTTCCTCTAACCTGGGCCTCGTCATCACCG GTGTGAACACCATGGCCAACTATGAGCAGGTCCTGCATCTTATCCGTTACAAGAACTGGCACACCGAGGCTCTTTTTGACAGGAAATTCAAACTGATCTGCTCTGAACTCAACGGTCGCTACATCAGCAATGACTTCAAGGTCGAG GTGAATGTAATCCACACAGCCAATCCTGTGGAGCATGCCAACAATGCTATGGTGCAACCCAACTTCATTAACCCTGTGCATCATGCCTCTGTGGATCTGTCTGGTCACAACCTGGTCAACGCTCACCAGGCCTCAG TGGTTCCCAGCGCTGCCACCATTGTCATTGTGGTGTGTGTTAGCTTCCTGGTGTTTATGATCATCCTGGGCGTGTTCCGCATCCGAGCTGCACACCAGCGCACCATGAGAGACCAGGAGAATGGCAAGGAGAACGAGATGGACTGGGACGACTCGGCCCTCACCATCACCGTCAACCCCATGGAG ACGTACGAGGACCAGCAcagcagtgaggaggaggaggaagaggaggaggagagcgaggatggagaggaggaagatgacaTCACAAGCGCTGAGTCAGAGAGCAGCGAAGACGAGGAGGGCGGGGAGCCGGAGGACCAGCAGGGggccagcagacagcagcagctggagtGGGACGACTCCACCCTCACCTACTAG